The nucleotide sequence TCAGTGCCACGGCGCGGCCTGCACTGGCTGTGGAATGTCCAGTTCGCGCATTCACGGCATTGACGAGCGCCAGATTCATGACTTGGCATGCCACGGCTTTCGCGTATGCCTGCATGCTAATGTGCGGCGCTTCCGCTGCGCCAACCTTGCCTTTGATCGACAAACCTTTGCCGCGCCATTGTCGCTGGCCATGCCGTACCAACGCCGCAGTCAACGTCTACAGAAAGTGCACGCGCAAGTTGGCCTCGCGCTCAGCGGCTTGCCCTCTGCACGCCTGTTACGCCATCAGAATTGTGTTTGCAAGAAGGCCGGATATAAAACTGCAGCCTAGCTCTGTCAGACTCACACAAGAAAAACCTTGGCAAACAGGGGTACCCATATAAAGGAAATGACCGCTATGTCAAGCTGACTGCCAACACCGGCGCACGCGTTTCCTTCTGCGACCCGCATAGTCCCTAGCTGCGCAGCACTTACTAAAACACCAACGGCCTGTTGCGTCAGTATTTTACCAATGGCACGTACCTGGCGGTCTATGGCCGAGAACAGTTCGATGCGATTGCTGACAGCTTGAATACGCAACCACGCGCAACGCACAACTGGCTCACGACATTACAAGTCTATGCTGCCGCTCTGGCGAGTGCCCATCAAACTGATACGTTAGTTCATTAAACAGCCGTTGCACTTCTGACTAGAAACCGCCCACTTTTGCCTTTTACCATGACTGCGGGTAGCCTATCCCGACGCATTACTGGTACCCCCTGCCAATGCACTCGTGTCTTTGCTTCGATCCACGTTTAAATCCGCTCCGCTCGGTTCGGAAAAAACCAGCGTGGCCAATTGCCCGGTTGTCTGTTTGACCTCCGCGATGAGCCACTCACGAAAGACAGCGACTTCTGGGCGAGTATTCGGAGAGGCCTCGATCAGCCAGTATGCATAGTCGCTGTCCTTAGGTGATACGCTATGCATGGCAATCAGCCGTCCATCGAGGAGCATGGGAAGAACAAGCGCAAGGCGCCCCAGCGCCACTCCCTGGCCGTTGACAGCCAACTGGACCAGTTCGCTATAGTGGTTGCATTGCAGATAGCTTTTTGGTTCTGCATAACTGATTCCGGCATGCGCGAGCCAATCTGGCCAGCGCAGCCAAGGCAGCGAGCCGCGCTCGTCATATTCAAGCAATACCTCGTTCAACAATAACCTGGGATCGTGGAATGCCCGTGCGGCAATAGCTGCGTTTGCAATAGGAATGATGCGCTCGTTAAAAAGCTTCACGGCGCCGACCGGCACGTCAGCGTCGCGAGCATAGCGAATTGCCAGGTCGATCCCCTCCTGCCGCAGGTCCAGGATGCGGTTGTTGGCCGCAACCCTGATATCAATGTTCGGATTGGCTTCCTGAAACGTCGCCAGCTTCGGCAGGATCCACAAGGCGGTCACGCCGATCGAAGCGGTGATCGTCACCGGGGGTGAGCGACCATTCCTCCGGGCCGATTCTGCGAACTCGGCAAGTTGGTCCATCCACGGCGAGGCCAGCATCATCAAGCGCTTTCCAGCTTCGGTCAATGCAATGGACCGGTGCTGGCGCACCAGCAGCGAGGTGCCCAGATATTCTTCCAACAGCCGGATCTGTCTGCTCACCGCCGATTGCGTCAGGCAGAGATCATTGGCCGCCTCGGTAATACTCATGCGCCGTGCGGTAGCGACAAAGCCACGCAGCGCGTCCAGAGGCGGCAGGTGCAGCAAGGAACTGTTCATAGGCGGTGTTTGCCTGGGTCGGGATTGATGTCATAGGAATTCCGATACCTTACGGCAAGCAGAGGCCGTTGGAAAGAGGCGTTGCAGTTACAGCAGCATAGACCATGCAGATAGGAGGATCGGGTTCTAGGCCGGGATCGTCGCCTGTCCGGCTCCTTCAATCGGACGAGCGATGAAGGCATAGGCACGGCGAGAATTGACCGCCCCAGGAATTAGTCGAAGCAATCCAGTGCACTGCTGACCGATTGCGGCCATCCTTAGCAGAGTTAACAGGAAAGCAATGCGCCAACCGCTGGGATCCAGTCAGCTTCCTGGACTGCTTCGGACTGGCTTGCTTAACTAGGCTTTCATTGCGCAGCGATGGATCGCCTGCTCTTCAGATTCTGGAGCATGTCCTTGCGGGTCGGTTTTATCGTTTCGTTGGGTGCGCAACGAAGCTCGGAGCGGCCAAGCAGGAAGTCCAGGCTTATCCGGCTCTGCTGCGCGGAGAAGACGAATAACTGCAGGGTGGCAGCTTCGACGGCGATGATGATCGATGCTTTCGCGTTCTGTATAAGCCGTCGATCGCCAGGCTTGGCCTCGATGTCGATCGGGTTATCCAACTGGGTAATCCAGAGCGCTCCCGATTCACACAGCACTTCGATTTCCAAGTCATCAGGAAGTGTGACAAGCGAACCTTCAGCCAATCCTATCCGGATTGGCGAAACAAATTTGGAACGTGACATGTCAATCCTCCTTGGTTTGAGAGCACTGGCAGGCAAGCGCTCCATGCACCGATTAAATGAAACAAACGCTTTGCCCTCAAGCGACTTTTTCGAATGGAATGCATGCCTGGAAAACATGGCAGACGTGTATGCCAGAACTTGGCATGCGCCACTGATTGAATGCACCCGCCATATTGGCGGCTAGCACCGGCCCGGACCATGACGAAGATGCCGGCTCGCATGCAAATTCGTCATGGGGTCCATCAATAAATGTCGGTTGAGCGAGGAGGGCTTCAACGATTCAATAGCAAGCTGCTGAAACAGAAATGCACCAATTCGGCCAGAGGCGGGGACGGCTGCTACTTAGCGCATGCAAATGCGCGTCCCTGGCAATCACTGGCAAAAGCAAAGCAGGAACAGACCGGCGATCAAATATGAACCCTAGTCCACACCAAAAAAAGGAGGAGCCATGCCCTTGATTACATTGACTGTTCAAAAGCCGAAGACATCGCAGTTCAAGGATCAGGTCTTTTCAGCCGTACACGAGGCGCTGGTCGCCGCCGGTGTGCCGGCAACCGATCGGTTTCACCGGGTCCTTGAACTTGAAGCGGAGAACTTTTGCTTCGACCTGAACTATCCCGATTTAATCCGCCCAAGAACCGAGGATTTTGTTTTGATCGAGATTTTGCTTTCGCTGGGCCGGAGCGTCAAAGTCAAGAAGCGCATTGTGGAAGACGTCATCGCCGCATTAACAGGGCAGGGGTTCGACCCGGAAAATATCATGATTACTTTTGTGGAAACCACCTGGGAAAACTGGTCATTCGGTGGCGGGCGATTCTTTTACATGTAGTCTTTCACATTGTTGAACCACACGCAACGCTGCTTCCTCCCGTTGCCGGCATGGTCGCGCCCCGTTCATTGCTCGGACGGCACGATTTCGCTGATGGCCTGCATCACTTTTCCAGCCGGCGCCAGCCTTGCTGGCGGAGTCGAATGCGAGGCGCAGGTGAGTGCGCTGCACTCCATTGATCGCGTGCTCCAGGCGTCTGCCTTCGGCCGTAAGCGACACCAGCTGCACCGTCCTGTTATGGCTAGACGGGCTGGAATCGATCAAGCCTTCCTCGCGCAATTGCCGCATCGGCCGATGCAGGGCCTGCTGGGATATTTCGAGGCGATCGGCGATGTCGCCAACTGCAATGTCGCCAGCCTGCGCAATGACGAACAGGATCCAGTTGTGAATGCGGCTATGCCTGGCGAGTTCCGCGTCGTGCAGGTTGGTCAGCGCCCAAAATGCGATATGAAAGAGCCAGAAGTCGGCATTGAGGTCGTCAGGTAAGTCATGCGCCAGGCTGCTGCGCCGCCCGTCTTTCGGTTGATCAGGTTAGGCCTATACGATCGGCAATGAGAAGCATCTGGCCGGCTTCTGGGCGAGGCAGGTACATTGCAAATGGCTCCTGTTCGTCGGTGACAATAAGCCGTTTTTGTTGGCACCCATTGGGTCCGATGAGTATGGCGTGTAAGCCGTACCAGCTGCCGAGCTTGCGGCCGCTCGGGTCTGGATTGAGAACGTTGGCATCCACTTTTCTCAGCCGGCCTTAGTCCAAAGGCCAAATTGAAAAACGGCAAAAAAAGTTATATGATAAGCAGATATCATATATTAAGTTTCGTGATGGCTGACCTCGAACTAACGGAAATCCGCCCACTAGTGCGCGTAAAAATGCCTGACTGGGTGACGCAATCGTTGTCGGAATTGATACGAGGCGGGTCTTATCTTCCAGGAGCGCGCCTTCCGTCCGAAGCACAAATGTCGCGCGATTTTGGCGTTAGCCGCACCGTCATTCGCGAAGCCGTTTCCCGCCTCAAATCTGAGGGCCTAGTCGAATCCCGGCAGGGGAGCGGCGTGTTCGTTCGAGAGGCGGGAGCCGACATGGCATTTCGCATCGCACCGAGCAAGGTTGGTTCGATTGAGCACTTGCTGCATGTCGCCGAATTAAGGAGGTCCGTAGAGGCGGAAATTGCTGCGCTGGCAGCTGAACGCGCGACAGCAAAACAGATTGATGAAATTGGCATACGGCTTCAGGCAATCGATGCCGATGTAGCAAAAGGCGGGAATGGGGTTGCGGCCGATATCGAATTCCACCGCAGCATCGCGCGTGCAACAGGTAATCCGCACTTCCTCGCATTGTGGGATTTTCTAAGTCATTTCTTAAGTGGAACGATCAAAATTACACGTGCGATCGAAGCTCAAAAAAAAGAAACCGTTGACCAAGTCGTCGCGGAGCACCGGGCCATTCACGAGGCAATTTTCAACAGGGATGTGGAAGCAACGCGTGCAGCTGCACGAAAGCATATCGACATGTCTTCGACTCGCATTCGCAATATACCCCCTGATTTTTTACTACCTGCGGAAAACACCCTAGGCGGGGCACCGTTGTCAACTCCACCAACTTGAACCAAACTCATCTTCAATCCTTCATCAGTCCTTTTAACATCAGAAAACCAGGAGACCTTGCATGAAATGTATTCGATTCAGCACCCTTGCGCTCGCCATTTCCGCTTTGAGCGCGAGCTTCGTTCAAACCGCGTCCGCGCAAACGACGATGCGCATCAGCGTCTCTACTGCACAAAATTCCCATCAGGGTGTGGCAATCGACACACTGGCAAAGGAAGTGGAAAAGCGTACGAACGGGCGCTACAAGATCCAAACTTTTTATTCTGGCTCGCTGGGAGCAGAACGTGAGGCGACGGAGGCGGTGCAGTTAGGAACACAGGATTTAACTTGGACATCTACCGGCCCAATTCCTAATTTCGTGCCAGAAACGAAGATTTTCGATGTGCCCTTTCTCTTTCGTGACTATGCACATGCCCGCGCTGTACTGGATGGTCCGATCGGACAGGACATGCTGAAAAAATTCGAGCCCAAGGGCTTTAAAGCCCTGGCATGGGGTGAAAACGGTTTTCGGCACATGACGAACAACAAGCGCCCAGTGGTCAATCCGGAAGATCTGCGTGGCCTGAAGCTGCGCACCATGGAAAACCCGGTTCATATTCAGGCCTACAAGGGCTTCGGAATCATTCCGACACCGATGGCATTTACCGAAGTGTTTACGGCCATGCAACAAGGCACTGTGGACGGTCAGGAAAATCCTCTGTCTGTTATCGTTGCCAACAAGTTTGAACAAGTGCAAAAACACCTGAGCCTGACCGGGCATGTCTATTCGCCCGGCGTCTTCTTGATGAACAAGGGCGTGTTCGATAAGCTTGCTCCCGCTGATCAGCAAGCGTTCCTGGAAGCGGCCAAAGTGGCTGCCAAAGCCAATCGCGACCGCGTGGACGCTGATGAAAAAGTTGCGGTGGCTGACTTGCGTGGGAAGGGAATGCAAGTCGTCGACAAGATCGACAAGTCCAAGTATCAGACGACACTGACGCCGGTATTTGCCGAATTTGAAAAACAGTTTGGTAAGGCCAACCTCGACAAGATTCGAGACTTTAAGTAAGCGTCAAGACCGAGCCCCTCCTTAGCCCCGCTTGTTGCGGGGCTTCCACCTTTCTTGGAGCCAGCATGAGCAAGTTCGAGCAAGCGTTCCTTGCCGTTAATCGTTGGATACTTATTTTTTTGTTAGCGGCGATGTCGGTCATCGTGTTTTTGAATGTGGTCATGCGTTATGTGACGGAAGCATCCATTCCCTGGTCGGAAGAGGTCTCGCGTCACATGATGATCTGGCTTACTTTTCTGGGTAGCGGACTGGTACTGCGCAGTGGCGGGCATATCGCTATCGACAATTTGCAAGATGCGCTTTCCACCAGAAACGCCCGCATACTGCGCGTCATCGTCTTTCTGCTGATGGTGTTTTTCTTCGGCATCCTGTTTTACTACGGCTGCATTTATGTCAGCCGCACCATGATGCAAACGACGGCTGCTACTGAAATTCCTTTTGGCTATGTCTATCTCGCAATGCCAGTCGGCCTAGCGCTGATGCTGGTTCATTTGTTCCTGATCGCCCGAAACTGGATCTTGCATCGTGAATTCGTCGCGGATGAAGATTTTGATGCAACCGCAAGCGCTTCACTATAAAAGTAAAAGAAAGCGATCAATATGAGCATGAGTCTGATTCTCGTTATTTCGGCGTGCCTGCTTTTGGCCATTGGCATGCCTGTGGCATTTGCGCTTGGGTTGGGAACCTGTCTTGCAGTGCTAATCACGGGCAAGTTTTCGATGATCGTGGTCCTAAAGGAAACCTTCACTGGCATTGATAGCTTCCCATTGATGGCCGTGCCCTTTTTCATCCTTGCTGCCGAATTGATGAGCGGAGGATCATTGACGCTGGTGCTGTTGCGTTTCGCCTCGCAATTCGTCGGGCATAAACGCGGCGGCTTAGGTTATACGAATATCGCGTCGCTGACTTTTTTCTCCGGTATTTCAGGCTCAGCCTTGGCCGACGCTGCGGGCCCGGGATCGATGATGATCAAAATGATGGACAAGGCCGGTTATGACCGCGCGTATGCCGGCGCCCTGACGGCATCGACTGCGATTGTCGGTCCCATCATTCCGCCATCGATTATCATGATCATCTATGGATTGCAGGATGAGCGCGTATCCATTGCCGCACTGTTTGCAGCAGGATTTGTACCGGGGATATTGATTGCCTTGGCCATGTCGGTCGTCAACTGGCGCGTGTCCAAAGCACGAAACTATCGCGGGGATGGCTATTTCCCTCCTTGGAATGAAGTCCTCAGTAACACCCTTAAGGCAATACCGGCACTTCTGCTCCCCGTCCTGATACTCGGCGGCATGCGTGCCGGATGGTTTACGCCGACCGAAGCGTCGGTCGTGGCAGTCTACTATGCATTGATTTGCGGCAAATGGATTTACCGCACGCTAGAATGGAAAGCCGTTCCCCATATCTTAATTCGGTCGGCGCTACTGACCGCTTCGGTACTGATCATCATCGGGTTTTCTGCGGCCTTCGCCTGGATATTAACCGTCGAACGCGTGCCGCATGAAATGGCGACCTGGATTACCCAGTTCAATCTCTCCCCGTGGATGCTGCTCATTGCAATCAATATCCTGCTGCTGGTTTTCGGAATATTCATCGAGCCGCTTCCTGGAGTAATGGTACTAGTTCCGATTCTTGCGCCCGTCACAGCAGCAGCTGGCATCGACCCCATCCATTTTGCAATGGTTGTCATTGTCAATCTGACGCTGGGAATGATTACACCGCCAGTCGGGGGGCTATTATTTGTAACCTCCAATGTGGCCAAGATTCCGCTGCCGGATTTAACGCGGGAACTCAAGCCATTTCTAGTCGCTCACGGTATTGTATTAATTATGCTTACCTTTATCCCATCGCTGTCAACCGGGTTGCCACATTTGCTTGGTTTTAAATAGATCAAAAAGAGCCCCGGTCGGGGCTCTTTTTGCACAGCCTTGCGTCTTGAACGGCGTGCGCAGGTCAGTGGCTGCAGCAGCGGTGCCAGCGCTTCAAGAATGTCTCGGGTTTCGACTCAGAGTCCCGGGAGGCTGTTGCTGCCGTACAGATAATTGGGTAACCACAAGGTCAGCCCTGGCCACACATACATCAAGTCCATGCAGACGATCACGATCAGCATATAGGGCATCATGCCAGCGGATATCTGATGGAGCAGCCGGAGAAATTCATGGACTTGTTGGAAGGACGGTCGGCGAAGCAAGGTGGCGAGAAGTAGCGCCGGCGGTTTCAGTAGTCTGGTCAATCTCTATAGAGCGATTGATTTTCCAATAAACCTGTTAGCCATTTCTGGTTTGCGCCTGTTAGGTTGCGCAGTTGGCGGTCTGCGGTGTTTTAAGCAGCCACCTTAATGTCCGTGAGCGGCAGGGCAGCCTTTATCGACCGTAACGGCGAAGGATAGGGTCAACAGGAATCCCCCAGATACCAATGCCTTTGCTTGCGCAGCCTTTTCCAATGTCTGATATTCAACAGGTGCGCTTGGCAGCGCCACCGCCCAGCCGCTCAGCAGCATCCATGCACTCAGATCTCCGCCGTTTGAGCTGCAACAGAGAATAAGACTGCCATCAAGGTTCGTGGCTCGCGGCGTGCAGCAAACAAAATTGCCAAATATCTTGAAGTCCAATGCTATCGCAGCCCTTGGCTCGCAACGTACCGGGCGGACGAATGTAAAGCAGCTTTCCGCGGTGGGAGGAACGTAGATGCCATAGAGCTAAATAGCACTACTCTGCCAAGTAAAAGAGGAGGATTTCTGGAAGGATCTCCATGAATTCCGTAATTCCAGCCGGAACCGACTGGCATGCAGATCTCCGAGAATGGCTACAAGCATTTCCGGCAATGCTTAAACGTTCCGAGCAGCGCTGCCGGGCGCCAGTCTATCTGCAAGGACTTTTAGGCGTCGGCGCCCGCAATAGTGTCGAGCCAATGGCCGAGCGGAGCTGCGTTGCTCATATGGGCAGAGAAGGGAAGGGTGCACCATAGAGAAATCCGTGAAACCCTGCCTCGGATAGTAGAGATCTCCTTAGACACCGCTTACAAGTTCATGGCTACATATCACCGCGAAGACGAGTGTGCGCGCATTTTTGTCAAGGGGGTACCTGATGTGCTCCTTTCCCGCGGCAGCGACATTCTAGGGGGAGTAGGCTTTGCAGCCGCTTGATGGCGAGGCATGCCACGGGATCAAATCCGACTATGCGATGCTTGCGCAGAACGGCCTACGTGGATTGATAATTGCCTCCCGAGCTATTCCTGCTTCCGCGTTTGAAAAAAAGGCCGACCTATGTGACTGGACGCGCGAGTTTGCGCCTGCAACCCAAAACAGACGCCGTATCGGAACGCACTCGTGACATGCAAGCCCAATTCACACCATCCTCATTCCACCCCCAGCATGCGCGCCAGGCTATTGCCCGGTTTCTGTACCACCAGCCGGATGCGCTGCTCCAGTTCCTGCAGATGCCCGTCCATCGCCTGCACGGCGCCGGCCTCGTCGCCACTGGCGATGCAGTCGACGATGCGTGCATGTTCGTCGTGCTCGCAACTGGCGTGGCCGCCTGGCTCATGCAGGGCGACGATCAGTGAGCAGCGCGACAGCAACTCTGACAGGTACCGATGCAGGATGGGGTTGCACGCCAATTCCGCCACCCGCAGATGAAAGCTGCTGGCCAGCCCTGCCCATTCCGTCTGCTTCCAAGTGTGCATCACCGCATGTTCCTGTTTGAGGTGCCGGCGCAGCGCGGCGACGTCTTTCTTCGTCGCTCGCCTGACTGCCAGCACAAGCATTGATGCTTCCAGCGTGCGGCGCGCCTCGAAGATCTCGTGCATCTCTTGCGGCGTGGGCATGGCGACGATCGCGCCACGGTTGGGTCGCAGTTCAACGATGTGGTCATGGGCCAGCTTCTGCAGCGCCTTTTGCACCGTGGTGCGGCCGACATTGAACAGCTGGCACAGGGCCGCTTCCGGCAGTTTGGTGCCGGGCGCAAGCTGCTGGTTCATCACGCGCTCGAACACGGTCTGGTAGATATGGCGCACCATCGCGTCGGATCCGCTGGCCAGGTCGTCCGGGCGCGGAAGGGGAGACGGTATGTCGGGTGGTGATTTGCTCATGATTGCCTGCTATCCTCCTGCAGCTGCTGCCATAT is from Noviherbaspirillum sp. L7-7A and encodes:
- a CDS encoding transposase family protein translates to MLTVSLRCQCHGAACTGCGMSSSRIHGIDERQIHDLACHGFRVCLHANVRRFRCANLAFDRQTFAAPLSLAMPYQRRSQRLQKVHAQVGLALSGLPSARLLRHQNCVCKKAGYKTAA
- a CDS encoding LysR substrate-binding domain-containing protein translates to MNSSLLHLPPLDALRGFVATARRMSITEAANDLCLTQSAVSRQIRLLEEYLGTSLLVRQHRSIALTEAGKRLMMLASPWMDQLAEFAESARRNGRSPPVTITASIGVTALWILPKLATFQEANPNIDIRVAANNRILDLRQEGIDLAIRYARDADVPVGAVKLFNERIIPIANAAIAARAFHDPRLLLNEVLLEYDERGSLPWLRWPDWLAHAGISYAEPKSYLQCNHYSELVQLAVNGQGVALGRLALVLPMLLDGRLIAMHSVSPKDSDYAYWLIEASPNTRPEVAVFREWLIAEVKQTTGQLATLVFSEPSGADLNVDRSKDTSALAGGTSNASG
- a CDS encoding tautomerase family protein, encoding MPLITLTVQKPKTSQFKDQVFSAVHEALVAAGVPATDRFHRVLELEAENFCFDLNYPDLIRPRTEDFVLIEILLSLGRSVKVKKRIVEDVIAALTGQGFDPENIMITFVETTWENWSFGGGRFFYM
- a CDS encoding FadR/GntR family transcriptional regulator; translated protein: MKNGKKSYMISRYHILSFVMADLELTEIRPLVRVKMPDWVTQSLSELIRGGSYLPGARLPSEAQMSRDFGVSRTVIREAVSRLKSEGLVESRQGSGVFVREAGADMAFRIAPSKVGSIEHLLHVAELRRSVEAEIAALAAERATAKQIDEIGIRLQAIDADVAKGGNGVAADIEFHRSIARATGNPHFLALWDFLSHFLSGTIKITRAIEAQKKETVDQVVAEHRAIHEAIFNRDVEATRAAARKHIDMSSTRIRNIPPDFLLPAENTLGGAPLSTPPT
- a CDS encoding TRAP transporter substrate-binding protein, with amino-acid sequence MRFSTLALAISALSASFVQTASAQTTMRISVSTAQNSHQGVAIDTLAKEVEKRTNGRYKIQTFYSGSLGAEREATEAVQLGTQDLTWTSTGPIPNFVPETKIFDVPFLFRDYAHARAVLDGPIGQDMLKKFEPKGFKALAWGENGFRHMTNNKRPVVNPEDLRGLKLRTMENPVHIQAYKGFGIIPTPMAFTEVFTAMQQGTVDGQENPLSVIVANKFEQVQKHLSLTGHVYSPGVFLMNKGVFDKLAPADQQAFLEAAKVAAKANRDRVDADEKVAVADLRGKGMQVVDKIDKSKYQTTLTPVFAEFEKQFGKANLDKIRDFK
- a CDS encoding TRAP transporter small permease produces the protein MSKFEQAFLAVNRWILIFLLAAMSVIVFLNVVMRYVTEASIPWSEEVSRHMMIWLTFLGSGLVLRSGGHIAIDNLQDALSTRNARILRVIVFLLMVFFFGILFYYGCIYVSRTMMQTTAATEIPFGYVYLAMPVGLALMLVHLFLIARNWILHREFVADEDFDATASASL
- a CDS encoding TRAP transporter large permease, encoding MSLILVISACLLLAIGMPVAFALGLGTCLAVLITGKFSMIVVLKETFTGIDSFPLMAVPFFILAAELMSGGSLTLVLLRFASQFVGHKRGGLGYTNIASLTFFSGISGSALADAAGPGSMMIKMMDKAGYDRAYAGALTASTAIVGPIIPPSIIMIIYGLQDERVSIAALFAAGFVPGILIALAMSVVNWRVSKARNYRGDGYFPPWNEVLSNTLKAIPALLLPVLILGGMRAGWFTPTEASVVAVYYALICGKWIYRTLEWKAVPHILIRSALLTASVLIIIGFSAAFAWILTVERVPHEMATWITQFNLSPWMLLIAINILLLVFGIFIEPLPGVMVLVPILAPVTAAAGIDPIHFAMVVIVNLTLGMITPPVGGLLFVTSNVAKIPLPDLTRELKPFLVAHGIVLIMLTFIPSLSTGLPHLLGFK
- a CDS encoding GntR family transcriptional regulator; the protein is MSKSPPDIPSPLPRPDDLASGSDAMVRHIYQTVFERVMNQQLAPGTKLPEAALCQLFNVGRTTVQKALQKLAHDHIVELRPNRGAIVAMPTPQEMHEIFEARRTLEASMLVLAVRRATKKDVAALRRHLKQEHAVMHTWKQTEWAGLASSFHLRVAELACNPILHRYLSELLSRCSLIVALHEPGGHASCEHDEHARIVDCIASGDEAGAVQAMDGHLQELEQRIRLVVQKPGNSLARMLGVE